In Pongo abelii isolate AG06213 chromosome 22, NHGRI_mPonAbe1-v2.0_pri, whole genome shotgun sequence, the following are encoded in one genomic region:
- the LOC134760865 gene encoding LOW QUALITY PROTEIN: placenta-specific protein 4-like (The sequence of the model RefSeq protein was modified relative to this genomic sequence to represent the inferred CDS: substituted 1 base at 1 genomic stop codon): protein MKEELHLKHCKHLLSTYVHSLWTPSLTLTPSLLTLDSLTPHPGHPHSSPWTPHSSPWTPSLTLDTLTHPDTLTHPDTLTHPGHPHSPWTPSLFTLDTLTPHPGHPHSPXHPHSPWTRSFTLIPSLTPTPSLLTLDTLTPHPGFPHSSPWTPSLLTLDTLTSRPGHPHSSPWTPSLLTLDTLTHPGYPHSSP, encoded by the exons ATGAAAGAGGAGCTGCACCTGAAGCACTGCAAACACCTCCTCAGCACATATGTGCACTCACTCTGGACACCCTCACTCACCCT GACACCCTCACTCCTCACCCTGGATTCCCTCACTCCTCACCCTGGACACCCTCACTCCTCACCCTGGAC CCCTCACTCCTCACCCTGGACACCCTCACTCACCCTGGACACCCTCACTCACCCTGACACCCTCACTCACCCTGACACCCTCACTCACCCTGGACACCCTCACTCACCCTG GACACCCTCACTCTTCACCCTGGACACCCTCACTCCTCACCCTGGACACCCTCACTCACCCTGACACCCTCACTCACCCTGGACACGCTCATTCACCCTCATACCCTCACTCACCCCGACACCCTCACTCCTCACCCTGGACACCCTCACTCCTCACCCTGGATTCCCTCACTCCTCACCCTGGACACCCTCACTTCTCACCCTGGACACCCTCACTTCTCGCCCTGGACACCCTCACTCCTCACCCTGGACACCCTCACTTCTCACCCTGGACACCCTCACTCACCCTGGATACCCTCACTCCTCACCCTGA